The sequence below is a genomic window from Blastococcus sp. Marseille-P5729.
GACCACCTATACGCACCTACTCGGACCCGCGCTGCGGGCCGGCGACGTCCAGGTGGAGCGAGCGGGCACGACGCGTCTGGTCCTGGGCTGTCTCGATCTGCCTGACACCCGGCGGCGCCTCGCGCGTCGAGCGGTCGAGTTGACCGAAGGCGGCCTGAGAATCGGGGGACTCGAGCTCGGGCTCGAGCAGGTCAGCCGCGCCGACGACGTCCGCGACAGCCCCGTGATCATCGACCACGTCGTCATCCGGACCAGCAGCGCAGAGCGTGCGGTGGCGAACTACGCAGGACGGCTCGGCCTTGATCTCCGGCTCGAGCGGAATGCCCCGCAGTGGGACTCCCACATGCTGTTCCTGCGGTGCGGGCGCTCGCTGCTGGAGGTCGTCGAGCCGACCGGGGACGAGCGGCACGAGGGCCCGGACGCCGTCTGGGGCGTGGCGTGGCGGGTGCCGGAGCTCGACTCCGCGGTGCAGCGGCTGACCCGGGCGGGGGTCGATGTGAGCGAGCCACGGGATGGTCGCAAGCCGGGGTCTCGGGTGGCGACGGTGCGCGACGATCGGTTCGGCGTCCCGACGTTGCTGATCGAGCAGGGGACAAATCTGGTTACTGACCGGTAAGGTCACTCGGGCAACGGCTCCCGACTGAGGTAGAGACATGCCCGAGCACCATGATCAGCCAGGCCTTACTGAAGCCGACCTACTCGCGGACCTCGCCGCGTCGCAGCACGACGAGCCTCACGACACCCGCCAGCGCGGACGCCGCAGCTGGCTGGCGATCCTCGCTGCCGCGTTTCTCGCGCTCGGTGCGCTGACCATCTGCCAGCTCGCGCTCGGCTCCAGCCCCAGCACGGCCTATCCGCAGGACCGGGCTGTCGCCTCTGCATCACCGACGCAGGATTCGGCGGACTCGACCTCGGAGAGGGCCGCCAGCGCATCGCCATCCGAATCGCCGTCCGCGAGCAGCGAGACGCCGTCGCCAGCGGACTCGCCGGCACCGGCCAGTGATCCGCCGGGTGCCCAGGCTGCCGCGGAGCAGCCCGATACCGCACCCGCACCGACGGCGTCCGGTGGGCAGGGTGGACAGACCGGCTCGGGCGGCCAGTCCGGTTCCGGCTCGCCCGACCAGGCGCCCGTCCCGACTCCCGCACCTGCCCCGGCTCCCGCGCCGGCGACGAAGGCGCCCGCACCCACTCCAGCTCCCGCGCCTGCCCCGGCTCCGCCGCCGACGACGACGAAGGCGCCTGCACCAGCCCCCGCGCCCACCACCCAGACCCCGCCCGGCGCCGGAGCCACGTGCCGCAAGTGGTACTGGATGGGTCTTGCTCAGCACAACGGGCAGCTAATGAACAAGTACAACGTGGAGGGTGCGATCTACTATCTGCCGCTGTCCTCGCCGCATGGGCTCACCATCTGCTGGTGAACCTCTCAGACGCTTGAAACCCTCGCCGGTGCGGCAGTGGGCGCAGCTGGAGTACGGAGCGGTCCGCGCCTCCTCAGATGCCGAAGAACGCCCGCTGATCCGGGTTGGGTCAGCGGGCGTCAGGGTGTCCAGAGGGGGACTTGAACCCCCACGTCCGATAAAGGACACTAGCACCTCAAGCTAGCGCGTCTGCCATTCCGCCACCTGGACAAGGTGCGCAGGAAATAGTACCCCACGCGAAGGTGCCCCGCAGGGCACCCCCTCCCTACTGTGTCGCGCGATTGGGGCGGCGCGGGCCGCGGTGCTCACGCCGCTCGCGACCACCATCGTCAGTGCGACGCCGGGCACCCCTGTCGTAGCCGCTGCTGCCGCGCGGACGACGCGGGCCGCCGGAGCGCGCATCACGACGAGGTCCTCGCCGCTGCGGCGTCCGCACCGGCGGGCGGAACTCCTCGACCGGCTCGCCCGAGGGCTTCGCACCTCCGGTGATCTCCTCGATCGGCTGGTCCCCGGGCTCGACGTAGACGCCACGCAACGGCACACCGGCGTGTCCGATGAGCCGCTCGGCGCCGCGACGCTCACGCGGCATCGCGAGCGTGACGACGGTCCCTTCATCACCGGCACGAGCGGTGCGGCCCGCGCGATGCAGGTAGGTCTTGTGTTCCTGCGGCGGGTCTGCCTGGATCACCAGCTCGACGTCGTCGATGTGGATGCCGCGGGCCGCGACGTCGGTGGCCACGAGACCCGGGACGTCGTTGCCGCGGAAGGCGTTCAGCGCCCGCGTGCGCTGCCCCTGGGTGAGACCGCCGTGGATCGCCAGCGCGTTCACGCCGGCCTCGCGCATCTTCTCCGCCACCCGGTCGGCGCCCATCTTGGTACGCACGAACACGATCGAGCGTCCTGGCTTCGATGCGAGCTCGGCGACGACCGCGGCCTTGCGTGCGGGGTGGACGACGAACAGGTGGTGCTCCATGGACTCGACGGAGGCCCCGACGTCCGCCGTGGAGTGCTCCACCGGAGCACTGAGGAACCGGCGCACCAGTACATCGACGTCCCCGTCGAGAGTGGCCGAGAACAGCAGCCGCTGACCGTCCGCTGGCGTCTGCTCGAGGATCCGGGTCACCTCGGGCGCGAAGCCCATGTCGCACATCTGGTCGGCTTCGTCGAGCACGCTGATCTCGACCTCTGAAAGGTCTGCGGCTCCACGCTCCATCAGGTCGATCAGCCGCCCGGGAGTTGCGACCACGAGGTCGACGCCGTCGGCGAGCATGTCGAGCTGCTTCTTGTAGGGCATCCCGCCCGCGACGAGAAGAGTCCGCAGTCCGATGGCGCGGGCCAGGGGAGTGATGGCCTCGCGGACCTGCATTGCCAGTTCGCGGGTGGGGGTCAGCACGATCGCCCGCGGCTTGTTCGGCGTCCGCTCGCCACCGCGAAGCCGTGTCAGGGTCGGCAGTCCGAACGCGAGGGTCTTGCCCGACCCGGTGGCGGCGCGAGCAAGAACGTCGGCGCCGCTCAGTGCGGTGGGGATCGCCTCGCCCTGAATAGCGAACGGGGCGTTGATGCCGTCCGCCGCGAGCGCCGTCACCAGTTCAGTGGGCAGCCCCATGCGCGCGAAGGCGTTCTCGTCGCCGACATCGACCGCCTCCCGACCGGCCACCGGTGCCAGCTCGTCGAAGCTGCCCTCGCGGGCGGCCTGCTCGTCGGCGCGGCTCAGGAACTCCTGAGCCGGACGCCGGTCCTCGCGATCCTGACGACGGAAGTCCGAGTGACCTGCGACGTGCTTGTGCCGAGTGGGACGGCGGCCATCGTCCCACTGACGCCTCGGGCGATCGTCGCGATCCCAGCGCGGCCGCTGATGACCACTACCCCGGTGGGGCCGATCATCGCGATCGAAGCGGTGAGGGCGGTCATCGCGATCGAAGCGGTGAGGGCGGTCATCACGATCGAAGCGGTGAGGGCGGTCATCACGATCGAAGCGGTGAGGGCGGTCATCGCGATCGACGCGGCCGGCTCGGCGCGGACGATCATCGTCGCGATCGAATCGGCCGCGCGGGCGCTCGTCGGAGCGACGCGCGGATCGAGTGTCAGGGTGCTCAGCGTCGTCGCCGAACTGGGCGGCCCGGCGCGCGGCGCGGTTGAGCTGGCCGTGCCGTGGCTTGCGGCCGGCGTCCGGCTGCAAGCTCTGCCCCTTGCGGTGCGGCTTCTTCGGTGCAGCGGGCGCGACCGGTGTGCCGGTGCGCTGCTTCTTCGGCTTGCGGGCCTTGTGGCTCGTCGGTGTCTTCGGCGTCTTCGCGCCGGAGGCACGCTGGCCTCGATTGGCTGCCATGGGCAGTTCTCCCTATCGGAGTCACGCAAGGGACGCACGGAGGGCGCTCAGCGCCCGGGAGCACCGAGATGATCGGTGGGAAAGGTCTTCGCAGTGCGTCCTGCGCTCGCGTACACCAGCAAGCGGTTGCTTGCGATGCCAGGCTGAGCGCTCACACCTACCGATGCGGGAGAGTCAGGCCCGCATGCTCACTACTGCGCACATGCCGTATGGCTCCAGGTTACGCGTTCGAGCCCGATCAGCGCCGGTACTGGTGACCGGGGTCTCCGCGCGTGTGAGCAAGATGACCGTGCGGTAAGAATGAGTGCATGACTTCGAACGCGTCCGATCAGAGCCCCGACTTCCACGAGGTCGTCGAGCTGTGCTCCCAGCTGATCGCGATCGATTCCAGCAACACCGGCGATCCAGCGACATCGGCCGGTGAGCGTGAGGCGGCCGAGTGGGTCGTTGCCCGGCTCGAGGA
It includes:
- a CDS encoding DEAD/DEAH box helicase; the encoded protein is MAGREAVDVGDENAFARMGLPTELVTALAADGINAPFAIQGEAIPTALSGADVLARAATGSGKTLAFGLPTLTRLRGGERTPNKPRAIVLTPTRELAMQVREAITPLARAIGLRTLLVAGGMPYKKQLDMLADGVDLVVATPGRLIDLMERGAADLSEVEISVLDEADQMCDMGFAPEVTRILEQTPADGQRLLFSATLDGDVDVLVRRFLSAPVEHSTADVGASVESMEHHLFVVHPARKAAVVAELASKPGRSIVFVRTKMGADRVAEKMREAGVNALAIHGGLTQGQRTRALNAFRGNDVPGLVATDVAARGIHIDDVELVIQADPPQEHKTYLHRAGRTARAGDEGTVVTLAMPRERRGAERLIGHAGVPLRGVYVEPGDQPIEEITGGAKPSGEPVEEFRPPVRTPQRRGPRRDARSGGPRRPRGSSGYDRGARRRTDDGGRERREHRGPRRPNRATQ
- a CDS encoding VOC family protein translates to MIRGIAGLELAGADETTYTHLLGPALRAGDVQVERAGTTRLVLGCLDLPDTRRRLARRAVELTEGGLRIGGLELGLEQVSRADDVRDSPVIIDHVVIRTSSAERAVANYAGRLGLDLRLERNAPQWDSHMLFLRCGRSLLEVVEPTGDERHEGPDAVWGVAWRVPELDSAVQRLTRAGVDVSEPRDGRKPGSRVATVRDDRFGVPTLLIEQGTNLVTDR